The window GAGCATTTGGAAAAAAATGGATAAAGACAGTAGATACTTGTGTAATTGTTGGTTTGCCTTTATTGTATCTTGCCTACGACCCTATGAAAAATGACTGTTGTAATGAAAGTACAGCATTTTCTCCAGAACATTCTCTGACTATTTTAGTGCTGATTGGTCTGTCGGTCTTGGCGTGTTTGTTTTCTATTTTTAAAGAAAAAATACTAAGTCCAGTCGTGGAAGTATTGATAAACTCTGTTTTGCTCATTGGATTTATTTTGAATGCTATTGTAGCCATACAACTGAAAGAAATTTCAATTATTGGATGTTTGCCTATCAGCATTGTTTTTGTATTTCAACTTGTTAAAAGTCAGAATTTATTTTTAGATTCTAATTTTATTCAAACTTCTGAAATAGAAAAACTTACTAATCCTATAGAAAAGGTAGCTTGGAAAATTCTTTCCTTAGAACCCATTTTAAAATATCCTGTTTTTCTAATTTTAGCTTTACCAATTTTTATCAGCATTATTTCATTTTTACTTCTTTTTGGGCAAAAACCAGATTCAATACTTCGTGTTTTTACAGATACGTACAAACATACCTTTTCAGAACTAGATTATATGTGTGATAATGTAAATTGTGGAGGGCATTTTTTGTGTTCAGTTGCTGCTAGAGGACATTCTGAAGTGGTAAAACCTATTCGATATGGAGAGCGTGGAGGAAACAAAATTATTTGTAATCGTCAGCTTTTGGTAGCCAATGCTTTTGAAGAACTGATAGAAGAAAAACTACCAAATTTCCATTTTTTAGTACGAAAAAACTACAACAAAGTGGGAAATGTTGTTCACAAATACTATGGCATTTTCAATAATAAATTTGTCGCTGATACAGTTTATTTTCTGATGAAACCTCTTGAATTTATTTTTATAATTACACTTTATACTTTTGACAGAAAACCAGAAAATCGTATTGCTAGGCAGTATTTGAGTAGTAAAGACAAGCAGAAATTAAAAAATGGATAAGTCTTTAAAAGACTTATCCATTTTTATTTTAGTAATTTAACCTATGCATTTTTAAGCATTTTCTTTTGCCATTTCTTGTTCTTTCAAAACACGTCTAAGGATTTTGCCTACATTAGACTTTGGCAATTCTTCTTTAAAGACAACGTGTTTAGGTACTTTATAGCCCGTCAGATGTTCCTTACAGAAAGCTCTTAGCTCTTCTTTAGTAAGGCTATCATCTTTTTTCACTACACATGCCATAATAGCTTCATGTGATTTAGGGTCTGGAACGCCAATCACACCTACTTCCAATACCTTGTCATTCATAGCAATTACTCCTTCAATTTCATTTGGATAGACATTAAATCCAGAAACCAAAATCATTTCTTTCTTTCTATCTACAATTTTGAAGAAACCTTCTTCATCCATCACACCCACATCTCCTGTTTTGAAGTAATCGCCTATCATTACATTAGCAGTTTCTTCTGGACGCTCCCAGTAGCCTTTCATAATTTGAGGCCCTTTAGCACAAATCTCCCCAGGTTGCCCTTGTTCTACATCGTTTCCTGCATCGTCTAAAATACGCACTTCTGTACTTGGAATTGGAATTCCAATCCAACCAATGCGAACATTTCCAGCCAAAGGATTTACAATAAGACCGGGAGAGGTTTCTGTTAGCCCATACGCCTCTGCAATCGGCTGCCCTGTAATTTTCTTCCAACGGTTGTTTACAGCTTCTTGAACTGCCATTCCACCACCTAAAGCTACTTTTAGTTCTGAAAAATCTACATTTTTAAACTCCGGTTGGTTCAATAGACCATTGAAAAGTGTGTTTACGCCACTAATCATTCCGATTTTATGCTTTTTGAGTTCGTTTACAAAACCTTCCATATCTCTAGGGTTGGTAATTAAAACATTTCTAACACCATAACGCAAGAAACCAAAACAGTTGAAGGTTAGAGCAAAAATATGATATAGAGGTAAAGCAGTAACACCAATTTCTTTTCCTTCTTCAATAGGACTAGCATTTATCCAAGCTACAAGCTGTTGCATATTTGCCAAAATATTACGGTGGGTTAGCATAGCTCCTTTCGAAACGCCAGTTGTTCCTCCAGTGTATTGTAAAAAGGCAATATCTCCAGAGTCAAATTTAGGTTTGCTATAATTATATTTTTTTCCTTCATACAGTGCATCAGTAAAAGACACAACATTTGGAATAGAGTATGAAGGCACCATTTTCTTTAAATATTTTACAGCCATATTCATAGCCCAACCTTTCAACCCACCTACCATATCAGCAACTTCAGTAACAAATACGTGTTCGATGTTTGTATTTTTGATTATCTTTTCAAGATTAGCAGCAAAATTTGCCAAAATCAAGATTCCTTTTGCACCAGAGTCAGTAAACTGATGCTCCATTTCCTTAGGTGTATAGAGTGGATTTGTATTGACTACAATCAGACCTGCACGCAAAACTCCAAAAATAGCTATCGGATATTGAATAAGGTTAGGAGATTGAATAACAAAGCGGTCACCTTTCTGAAATCCTTTGCGTTGTAAGTAGGCTGCAAAAGCTGCACTTTTTTCATCTAACTCATTGAAAGTTAGAGTCGCACCCATATTTTCGTAAGCGATTTGGTTGCCATATTTTGCAATGCTTTCTTCAAAAAGTTCTAGTAGGGAAGAGTATTCGTCTGGATTAATTTCAGAAGGTACGCCTTTTGGATATGATTTGAGCCAAGGTTTGTCCATAATTGATGTGAATAAGAGTGAGTTAGGTGTATTTTTTTGTTAGTATTACTATTATTGATACAAGTTATTACTTTTACAAAAGATTTCAAATGAAATAAATAAGTAATATTAAATTTATTTTGAATATTCCATTAAAATCCGAATTTTTTTAACTTAATGCAAATAAACACCATATTTTTTGTCATTATCTAAAATCACTTCAATATGCTCTTGGAGTGTTGTGGAAAGGCGAAAGCCTGCAAAATCAGCTGCAATAGGGAAAGAATGGTGTCCACGGTCTATCAAAACAGCTGTATGAAGAGCTTTAATCCTTACTTTCAAAAAAGGTCGCAAGCTATACACCATTGTTCTGCCTGTGTTCAAAACATCATCTATCAAGACAATAGATTTGTTCTCAAAAACTGCTGAATCACAATCTAGGGTTACATCACTTTGTGTGGGTTGTAACTTATCTAAAGAAACACAAATCTGTACGATTTCTAAATTAGATATTTCATGAAGTGCTTTGGCTAATTCCTTTGCCAATAACACTCCCATTCCTTCAATACCTGCCAAGACGATTGTTTTTTCATCGAAGTTTTCTTCATAAATTTCGAAGGCTAGTCTTCGTATTTTTTGGCGAGTTTGTTCTGCATCAAGGATTTGTCCAGTTGTTATGTTTTCTGCTTGCAAAATCAGTTTTTCTTTAAGGTAGAACCATTATTTTTATAGATAGACTAAGATACACATTTTTTTATTTTGGATAATTAAACACATAAATATAGTGTAAGATAAATCGTTGGCTTTGACTATAATAGTTATCAGTATGATTTTTTGAAAACAATAAAATTTTAAAAAGTCATTTTAAAAGAAGCAAAATGCTTTTATTTTTAATTTAAACAGCATTATTTAAAAATCTAAAAATCAGTTTTACAAAAAACAAAGTATTCGTCTTGCATACTTTTAAGGCATTTCTTCGTAAAACCTCAATAAAGCAACGTATTCTTTATTTGAAGTATCTAAACAGTAAAAAAACATTTTTATCATTCTCAAAACTCTACAACTATGAAATATCTAAAATTTAATTCGACATCAGTTCTATTTTTGTTATCTTTTTTTACTCTAACATTTTCTCTGTCTTCTTGTGGCATTGTTCGTCCAGGGGAAGTAGGAGTAAAACAGCGTTTAGGAAAAATAAAAGGAGGTGTACGCCAACCAGGAATGTATTTGCACAATCCTTTTTTTGCTAAAATTGTCAAAGTTCCGACACGAACACTAAATATGTATGCCTCACTCAATTCACTCCCTACAAAAGAAGGATTAAATATTAGTTGCGATTTGTCTGTTTTGTTTCATATTGAAGAAAGTTATGCAATTAAGGTGGTCGAAACGGTTGGTGTAAGAAACGGAGAAGACGTAATTAGAAGTGTTCTGCGTTCTTCAGTAGCTGATGTAACAGCACAATTCTTTGCTAAAGATTTGTACACATCGGAACGTCATGAAATAGAACTTGCCATTGCTAAAAAAATGACTGAACGATTAGGAGATAGAGGTTTTGTAGTTGAATCTGTACTTTTAAAAAGCATAAATCTTCCTCCAAACCTTGCCAGAACGATAGAAGAAAAGTTACAAGCCGAACAACGAGCGCAAACGATGCAATTTGTTTTGGAACGTGAAAGACAAGAAGCCGAGCGAAGAAAAATTGAAGCAGAAGCTATTCGTG is drawn from Bernardetia sp. and contains these coding sequences:
- a CDS encoding AMP-binding protein — its product is MDKPWLKSYPKGVPSEINPDEYSSLLELFEESIAKYGNQIAYENMGATLTFNELDEKSAAFAAYLQRKGFQKGDRFVIQSPNLIQYPIAIFGVLRAGLIVVNTNPLYTPKEMEHQFTDSGAKGILILANFAANLEKIIKNTNIEHVFVTEVADMVGGLKGWAMNMAVKYLKKMVPSYSIPNVVSFTDALYEGKKYNYSKPKFDSGDIAFLQYTGGTTGVSKGAMLTHRNILANMQQLVAWINASPIEEGKEIGVTALPLYHIFALTFNCFGFLRYGVRNVLITNPRDMEGFVNELKKHKIGMISGVNTLFNGLLNQPEFKNVDFSELKVALGGGMAVQEAVNNRWKKITGQPIAEAYGLTETSPGLIVNPLAGNVRIGWIGIPIPSTEVRILDDAGNDVEQGQPGEICAKGPQIMKGYWERPEETANVMIGDYFKTGDVGVMDEEGFFKIVDRKKEMILVSGFNVYPNEIEGVIAMNDKVLEVGVIGVPDPKSHEAIMACVVKKDDSLTKEELRAFCKEHLTGYKVPKHVVFKEELPKSNVGKILRRVLKEQEMAKENA
- a CDS encoding phosphoribosyltransferase family protein; the encoded protein is MQAENITTGQILDAEQTRQKIRRLAFEIYEENFDEKTIVLAGIEGMGVLLAKELAKALHEISNLEIVQICVSLDKLQPTQSDVTLDCDSAVFENKSIVLIDDVLNTGRTMVYSLRPFLKVRIKALHTAVLIDRGHHSFPIAADFAGFRLSTTLQEHIEVILDNDKKYGVYLH
- a CDS encoding DUF6688 family protein, with product MEAIFIFFVIFPLLSAILVFVDFLMFLFKNKRAFGKKWIKTVDTCVIVGLPLLYLAYDPMKNDCCNESTAFSPEHSLTILVLIGLSVLACLFSIFKEKILSPVVEVLINSVLLIGFILNAIVAIQLKEISIIGCLPISIVFVFQLVKSQNLFLDSNFIQTSEIEKLTNPIEKVAWKILSLEPILKYPVFLILALPIFISIISFLLLFGQKPDSILRVFTDTYKHTFSELDYMCDNVNCGGHFLCSVAARGHSEVVKPIRYGERGGNKIICNRQLLVANAFEELIEEKLPNFHFLVRKNYNKVGNVVHKYYGIFNNKFVADTVYFLMKPLEFIFIITLYTFDRKPENRIARQYLSSKDKQKLKNG
- a CDS encoding prohibitin family protein produces the protein MKYLKFNSTSVLFLLSFFTLTFSLSSCGIVRPGEVGVKQRLGKIKGGVRQPGMYLHNPFFAKIVKVPTRTLNMYASLNSLPTKEGLNISCDLSVLFHIEESYAIKVVETVGVRNGEDVIRSVLRSSVADVTAQFFAKDLYTSERHEIELAIAKKMTERLGDRGFVVESVLLKSINLPPNLARTIEEKLQAEQRAQTMQFVLERERQEAERRKIEAEAIRDAQKIINESLNEITLKYLSIEAFKELSKSHNAKVIVTDGKTPFLINQDGK